The following are from one region of the Leptolyngbya iicbica LK genome:
- the lysA gene encoding diaminopimelate decarboxylase gives MVSTVDSPRTSLNYLAAHAATLSARSPSPNQNLLPLTAQVAENDHLVVGGCDVPQLLERYGSPLYVLDEDTLRAACQQYRDAMQQYYPGESLVIYASKAWNCLAVCAVVNQENLGIDVVSGGELLTAVKAGVPSDRLYFHGNNKSLDELQQGIESGCRIVVDNWFELKSLRQLAQAANKTVPILLRLTPGIECHTHEYIRTGHLDSKFGFDPDQIEEVFQFVAQQPQLSCLGLHAHIGSQIFELQPHADLAGVMVQWLKKAAEYGLPVSELDIGGGLGICYTEQDDPPSIETWVKTVAEAVAQACETQGVPLPKLIAEPGRSLIGTAAVTAYKVGSQKTVPGIRTYVAVDGGMSDNPRPITYQSVYRALAANQMSAPLTEKTTLAGKHCESGDVVIQEAYLPALAANDVIVVAGTGAYNYSMASNYNRVPRPAAVLVKAGEAHLIIQRETLQDLIRHDCLPASLTATAGADSE, from the coding sequence ATGGTTTCTACAGTCGATTCTCCGCGCACGAGTTTGAATTATTTAGCAGCCCATGCCGCTACGCTATCGGCCCGTAGCCCTTCTCCCAACCAAAACCTGCTTCCTTTAACAGCTCAAGTGGCAGAAAACGATCATTTAGTTGTCGGGGGCTGTGATGTGCCGCAGTTACTCGAGCGCTACGGTTCCCCACTGTATGTGTTGGATGAAGACACGCTGAGAGCGGCTTGCCAGCAGTATCGCGACGCGATGCAGCAGTATTACCCTGGCGAATCGTTGGTCATTTACGCATCCAAGGCGTGGAATTGCTTGGCGGTATGTGCCGTGGTGAATCAGGAAAATCTGGGCATTGATGTGGTCTCGGGGGGCGAGTTGCTGACGGCTGTTAAAGCAGGAGTGCCCAGTGATCGCCTTTACTTCCACGGCAACAACAAGTCTCTGGATGAATTGCAACAGGGCATCGAGTCGGGTTGTCGCATTGTGGTGGATAACTGGTTTGAATTGAAATCTCTCCGCCAACTCGCCCAAGCCGCCAACAAAACTGTACCTATTCTGCTCCGGCTGACGCCGGGGATCGAATGCCACACCCACGAATACATTCGCACTGGGCACCTGGACAGCAAGTTTGGGTTTGATCCTGACCAAATTGAAGAGGTGTTTCAGTTTGTGGCGCAGCAACCGCAGTTAAGCTGCTTGGGACTGCATGCCCACATTGGCTCACAAATTTTTGAACTTCAGCCTCACGCTGACTTGGCCGGAGTCATGGTGCAGTGGCTCAAGAAAGCCGCTGAGTATGGTCTGCCCGTCTCAGAGCTGGATATCGGCGGCGGACTGGGCATCTGCTACACCGAGCAAGATGATCCGCCAAGTATTGAAACCTGGGTCAAGACGGTAGCGGAAGCGGTGGCACAAGCCTGTGAAACGCAAGGGGTGCCCCTACCAAAATTGATTGCCGAACCGGGGCGATCGCTGATTGGCACAGCGGCAGTGACTGCGTATAAAGTGGGCAGCCAAAAAACCGTGCCGGGTATCCGCACCTACGTGGCGGTGGATGGCGGCATGTCAGATAATCCCCGCCCGATCACCTACCAGTCTGTGTATCGAGCCCTCGCGGCCAACCAGATGTCAGCGCCCCTGACGGAAAAAACCACCCTGGCGGGCAAACACTGCGAGTCTGGCGATGTCGTGATTCAAGAAGCCTACTTGCCCGCGTTAGCCGCAAATGACGTTATTGTTGTGGCAGGTACGGGTGCCTACAACTACAGCATGGCTTCTAACTATAATCGTGTACCTCGACCGGCGGCGGTTTTGGTAAAAGCGGGAGAAGCTCATCTCATCATTCAGCGCGAAACGTTACAGGATTTGATCCGTCATGACTGTTTACCCGCCAGCTTGACGGCGACCGCTGGGGCCGATTCTGAATAA
- the rimI gene encoding ribosomal protein S18-alanine N-acetyltransferase — MTLSDLANVVALDHRCFGGLWNEAAYSREVHSPNSDLLVVETPAQGTRQKMIGIGCLWAILDEAHITLLGIEPQYQRLGLGRWLLIHLLRAAGDRGLTHATLEVRQSNQVALALYQSLGFQVAGERRRYYADDENALILWCSHLQDSSFLSELQAQQQQLNQKLQATTAPAASPTTS, encoded by the coding sequence ATGACCCTTTCAGATTTAGCGAATGTTGTGGCGTTAGACCATCGATGTTTTGGGGGGCTATGGAACGAAGCTGCCTATAGTCGCGAGGTGCACAGCCCGAACAGTGATTTACTCGTGGTGGAAACCCCTGCGCAAGGGACTCGACAAAAAATGATTGGGATCGGCTGCCTGTGGGCCATCCTGGATGAAGCCCACATCACGCTTTTAGGCATTGAGCCGCAATATCAACGGTTAGGACTCGGGCGCTGGTTGCTCATCCATCTATTGCGGGCGGCGGGCGATCGCGGCCTCACTCACGCCACTTTAGAAGTGCGCCAATCGAACCAAGTCGCTCTTGCTCTATATCAATCCTTGGGTTTTCAAGTGGCGGGTGAACGGCGACGCTACTATGCCGATGACGAAAACGCGCTGATTCTCTGGTGTAGTCACCTCCAAGATTCGTCCTTTTTGAGCGAATTACAAGCCCAGCAACAGCAACTCAACCAAAAATTGCAGGCGACCACCGCCCCTGCGGCATCGCCCACCACATCATGA
- a CDS encoding ATP-dependent Clp protease ATP-binding subunit has product MFERFTEKAIKVIMLAQEEARRLGHNFVGTEQILLGLIGEGTGVAAKVLKSMGVNLKDARIEVEKIIGRGSGFVAVEIPFTPRAKRVLELSLEEARQLGHNYIGTEHLLLGLIREGEGVAARVLENLGVDLSKVRTQVIRMLGETAEVSSGGSQGRTKTPTLDEFGSNLTQMAGEGKLDPVVGRQKEIERVIQILGRRTKNNPVLIGEPGVGKTAIAEGLAQRITNGDIPDILEEKRVVTLDIGLLVAGTKYRGEFEERLKKIMDEIRSAGNVILVIDEVHTLIGAGAAEGAIDAANILKPALARGELQCIGATTLDEYRKHIERDAALERRFQPVMVGEPTIEETIEILHGLRDRYEQHHKLKITDDALDAAAKLSDRYISDRYLPDKAIDLIDEAGSRVRLINSQLPPAAKELDKELRQVLKDKDNAVRSQDFDTAGELRDREMEIKAEIRSIAQNKKAEDENGEDNMPSVDEEDIAQIVASWTGVPVSKLTESESEKLLHMEDTLHQRLIGQDEAVKAISRAIRRARVGLKNPNRPIASFIFSGPTGVGKTELTKALAAYFFGSEEAMIRLDMSEFMERHTVSKLIGSPPGYVGYSEGGQLTEAVRRRPYTVVLFDEIEKAHPDVFNMLLQILEDGRLTDAKGRTVDFKNTLLIMTSNIGSKVIEKGGGGLGFDFEDDQAESQYNRIRSLVNEELKQYFRPEFLNRLDEIIVFRQLTKDEVKDIADILLKEVFSRLLEQGIELQVTERFKDRLVEEGYNPSYGARPLRRAIMRLLEDTLAEEILSGRLQDGNTASVDVDDSGKVVIQPGERRELLSAAD; this is encoded by the coding sequence ATGTTTGAACGCTTCACAGAAAAAGCCATTAAAGTCATCATGCTTGCCCAGGAGGAGGCCCGCCGTCTGGGTCATAACTTCGTGGGTACTGAGCAAATTCTCCTTGGCCTTATAGGAGAAGGTACAGGCGTCGCCGCCAAAGTGCTCAAATCGATGGGCGTCAATCTCAAAGATGCTCGAATCGAAGTTGAAAAAATCATTGGTCGCGGTTCTGGATTTGTCGCTGTTGAGATTCCCTTTACGCCCCGTGCCAAGCGGGTGCTAGAGCTCTCTCTAGAAGAGGCTCGCCAATTGGGACACAACTACATCGGCACAGAGCATTTGTTGTTAGGGCTGATTCGCGAAGGCGAAGGCGTCGCTGCCCGCGTCTTGGAAAACCTGGGCGTTGACCTATCAAAAGTTCGGACTCAAGTCATTCGCATGTTGGGTGAAACCGCTGAGGTTTCCTCCGGCGGCAGTCAAGGTCGCACAAAAACCCCGACTCTGGATGAGTTTGGCTCCAATCTGACCCAGATGGCCGGTGAGGGCAAGCTTGATCCCGTAGTGGGTCGTCAAAAAGAAATTGAGCGAGTCATTCAAATCTTGGGCCGTCGGACGAAAAATAATCCCGTCCTGATTGGTGAACCTGGAGTAGGTAAGACTGCGATCGCTGAGGGATTAGCTCAGCGCATTACCAATGGCGACATTCCCGACATTTTGGAAGAAAAGCGGGTCGTTACCCTGGACATTGGCTTACTAGTTGCTGGCACCAAGTATCGTGGTGAGTTTGAAGAACGGCTGAAAAAGATCATGGACGAAATCCGCTCTGCCGGAAACGTCATCCTGGTCATTGACGAGGTTCACACCTTGATTGGTGCGGGTGCTGCAGAAGGCGCGATTGATGCTGCCAACATCCTCAAGCCAGCCCTGGCTCGGGGTGAGTTGCAGTGTATCGGTGCGACCACATTGGATGAGTATCGCAAGCACATCGAGCGCGATGCAGCTCTGGAACGGCGTTTCCAACCTGTGATGGTGGGTGAACCTACCATCGAGGAAACCATTGAAATTTTGCATGGGTTGCGCGATCGCTATGAGCAACACCACAAGTTGAAAATTACGGATGATGCCCTGGATGCGGCGGCGAAGCTGTCAGATCGGTACATCTCTGATCGCTATCTGCCGGATAAGGCCATCGACTTGATCGACGAAGCGGGTTCCCGCGTGCGCTTGATTAACTCTCAGTTGCCCCCAGCGGCTAAGGAACTGGATAAAGAGCTGCGCCAAGTGCTCAAAGATAAGGACAATGCGGTGCGTTCCCAGGACTTTGACACGGCCGGTGAGTTGCGCGATCGCGAAATGGAGATTAAAGCCGAGATTCGCAGCATCGCTCAGAACAAAAAAGCGGAAGACGAAAACGGCGAAGACAATATGCCTTCTGTGGATGAGGAGGATATTGCACAAATCGTCGCTTCTTGGACGGGGGTTCCCGTTAGCAAACTGACCGAATCCGAGTCTGAGAAGCTGCTGCACATGGAGGATACGCTCCACCAGCGGTTGATCGGTCAGGACGAAGCGGTGAAAGCCATTTCTCGCGCGATTCGGCGTGCCCGCGTTGGCTTGAAAAACCCCAATCGTCCGATTGCTAGCTTTATCTTCTCTGGTCCCACCGGGGTGGGTAAAACCGAGTTGACCAAGGCATTGGCCGCTTACTTCTTTGGTTCCGAAGAGGCGATGATTCGTCTCGACATGTCGGAATTCATGGAGCGTCATACCGTCTCCAAGCTGATTGGGTCTCCACCGGGATACGTCGGCTACAGCGAGGGCGGTCAGCTCACTGAAGCGGTGCGGCGGCGGCCTTATACGGTGGTGCTGTTTGACGAGATCGAAAAAGCTCACCCCGACGTTTTCAATATGCTGCTGCAAATCTTGGAAGATGGTCGTTTGACCGATGCCAAGGGGCGCACGGTCGACTTCAAGAACACCCTGTTAATCATGACTTCCAATATTGGTTCTAAGGTCATTGAAAAAGGTGGTGGCGGTCTCGGCTTCGATTTCGAAGACGACCAAGCCGAATCTCAGTACAACCGAATTCGTTCGTTGGTGAACGAAGAGTTGAAGCAGTACTTCCGTCCTGAGTTCTTGAACCGTTTGGATGAGATTATTGTCTTCCGTCAGCTCACTAAGGATGAGGTCAAAGATATCGCCGATATCTTGCTGAAAGAAGTCTTCAGCCGTTTGTTAGAGCAGGGCATTGAGCTCCAAGTGACCGAGCGCTTTAAGGACCGACTCGTGGAAGAGGGATACAATCCCAGCTACGGGGCGCGACCCTTACGGCGAGCCATCATGCGTTTGCTTGAAGACACTCTGGCAGAAGAAATTCTTTCGGGTCGCCTACAAGACGGCAATACGGCCTCTGTCGATGTGGATGACAGCGGCAAGGTGGTCATTCAGCCGGGTGAAAGACGGGAACTTTTGTCAGCCGCTGACTAG
- a CDS encoding YdcF family protein has product MVLLGQSHIKANLREPEAILVLGGAAEREHFAAELAMQHPDLEVWVSSGTNPEYAQWLFQEANIPPDRVHLDYRAVDTVTNFTTLVTDLKAEGVESVYLVTSDYHMRRASIIAQVVLGRYDITFKPVPVPSDHGSAEPLLRGLRDGARAVLWVFTGQTGSSLGQRLSKS; this is encoded by the coding sequence ATGGTTTTGCTGGGCCAAAGCCACATCAAGGCCAACCTGAGAGAACCGGAAGCGATTCTAGTGCTCGGCGGCGCCGCCGAAAGAGAACATTTTGCCGCTGAGTTGGCGATGCAACATCCTGATCTGGAGGTCTGGGTGTCATCAGGAACGAATCCCGAGTATGCCCAGTGGCTGTTTCAAGAAGCGAATATCCCGCCCGATCGCGTCCACTTAGACTATCGGGCGGTCGATACCGTGACGAATTTCACCACGTTGGTGACTGACTTAAAAGCCGAAGGGGTTGAGAGCGTTTACCTAGTGACCTCTGACTATCACATGCGTCGCGCTAGCATCATTGCCCAAGTTGTGTTGGGACGTTATGACATTACCTTTAAACCCGTACCTGTTCCGTCTGACCACGGTTCGGCTGAGCCGTTGCTGCGGGGGCTACGCGATGGTGCGCGGGCGGTTTTGTGGGTGTTCACTGGGCAAACCGGATCGTCGCTCGGGCAACGATTAAGTAAGTCTTAG
- a CDS encoding Mo-dependent nitrogenase C-terminal domain-containing protein encodes MPSTIESPYTPEQIKVWFRGLLTIAWADGHFDEEEKSLITSMTQEEFAPNIDFFDALEPIAAEDLANVLGKQTEAAEDFLRTAVMVALADGVYSTEEDQKLHSFCTALGLENQVLDSVRATLYDLKETAPVQPTDDEHGLEPLKPAREWLDQLEVKDPRLARFICKMVPSQCPFERDVTLFKKKIVHIPAMCKLNPLYDQLVGLRFRALSYLADDCGEDVTPYL; translated from the coding sequence ATGCCTTCCACCATTGAATCTCCTTACACGCCGGAGCAAATCAAGGTCTGGTTTCGCGGTCTACTCACGATTGCTTGGGCTGACGGCCACTTTGATGAAGAAGAAAAAAGCCTAATCACCTCCATGACTCAGGAGGAGTTTGCTCCTAATATCGATTTTTTTGATGCGCTTGAACCCATTGCCGCCGAAGATTTGGCGAACGTCCTGGGTAAACAAACGGAAGCTGCCGAAGATTTCTTGCGTACGGCGGTGATGGTGGCTCTGGCCGATGGTGTCTATTCCACCGAAGAAGACCAAAAACTGCACAGTTTTTGCACTGCGTTAGGGCTGGAAAATCAGGTGCTCGATTCGGTGCGGGCCACCCTCTACGATTTGAAAGAGACGGCTCCCGTTCAGCCTACGGATGATGAACATGGTCTCGAACCGCTCAAACCGGCTCGCGAATGGCTGGACCAACTGGAGGTCAAGGATCCGCGATTGGCCCGTTTTATCTGTAAGATGGTGCCTTCGCAATGTCCGTTTGAGCGGGATGTGACGTTGTTTAAGAAAAAGATTGTCCATATTCCCGCGATGTGTAAGCTTAATCCGCTGTACGACCAGTTGGTCGGGTTGCGCTTTCGCGCGTTGTCTTACCTGGCCGACGACTGTGGTGAAGATGTGACGCCTTACCTGTAA
- a CDS encoding diflavin flavoprotein — protein MQPSALNPTPLTTTRPRDVQIAPLGNQTTVLRSRTWERLKFEVEYNLCQGTTANSYVIRGDRTALIDPPGESFTHLYLQELQQFLTGTPLDYIIMGHVNPNRMATLAALVKHHPQVTLVCSRPAAQALRATFPEWGDRLHTICPPEGLLDLGQGHVLQLLPVPTPRWPDGLCTYDLKTQILFSDKLFGAHICQDALFDEDWRKLEVDRRYYFDCLHASQSKQVQTALAQLAPLPLKYIAPGHGPIVRYSLSRLQNDYRQWCQHQTHQTMRVALLYASAYGNTAILADAIAQGLIEAGLAVESINCEQADPVALAKAIETSDGFIMGSPTLGGHAPVQIQTALGTVLSSAAKTKLAGVFGSYGWSGEAIDLIEEKLRDNNYRFGFETIRVRFSPTASVLQTCRDAGIQFAQQLRKQKKRQSPRQSITETQADRTEQAVGRVIGSLCVATTCQGDTHSGALTSWVTQSSFTPPGIMMAIPATPYAQRFLQPDAKFILNVLTEGRTIRRHFAHQPQPGENPFQAIAHYAGSNGCLILEEALAYLECRVQRWMQCGDHWLVYAIVQAGDVLVDDGVTAVQQRTSGSQY, from the coding sequence ATGCAGCCATCCGCTCTCAACCCGACTCCCCTCACCACCACTCGCCCACGCGACGTACAAATTGCCCCCTTAGGCAACCAGACGACGGTATTGCGATCGCGCACCTGGGAACGGCTCAAATTTGAAGTCGAGTACAATCTCTGCCAGGGCACTACGGCCAATTCTTATGTCATTCGGGGCGATCGCACGGCCTTGATCGATCCCCCTGGTGAGTCGTTTACTCACCTCTACTTGCAAGAGTTACAACAGTTCCTCACGGGAACACCGTTGGATTACATCATCATGGGCCATGTGAATCCCAACCGGATGGCCACGCTAGCGGCCCTGGTGAAACACCATCCCCAGGTGACGCTCGTCTGCTCGCGCCCGGCGGCTCAAGCGCTACGAGCCACCTTTCCTGAGTGGGGCGATCGCCTCCACACCATTTGTCCTCCGGAAGGATTGCTCGACCTGGGCCAGGGACATGTGTTGCAGTTGCTGCCAGTACCGACCCCGCGCTGGCCCGATGGCCTGTGCACCTACGACCTCAAGACCCAGATTCTCTTTAGCGACAAGCTCTTTGGCGCGCACATTTGCCAAGATGCTCTCTTTGACGAAGACTGGCGCAAGTTAGAAGTCGATCGCCGCTACTATTTCGACTGTCTCCATGCCTCTCAATCTAAGCAGGTGCAGACCGCCCTAGCGCAGCTTGCGCCCCTGCCGTTGAAATATATTGCGCCGGGCCATGGTCCCATCGTGCGCTATAGTCTCAGCCGCTTGCAAAATGACTATCGTCAGTGGTGCCAGCACCAGACCCACCAAACTATGCGGGTGGCGCTGCTATATGCCTCAGCCTACGGCAACACCGCCATTTTGGCGGATGCGATCGCCCAAGGATTGATCGAAGCCGGCCTCGCCGTTGAATCCATCAATTGTGAGCAGGCCGATCCGGTCGCACTGGCAAAAGCGATCGAAACCAGCGATGGCTTCATCATGGGGTCACCAACGTTGGGCGGCCACGCCCCTGTCCAAATCCAAACGGCGCTGGGCACCGTCCTCTCATCTGCCGCCAAAACCAAGCTAGCAGGCGTTTTTGGTTCCTACGGATGGAGCGGTGAAGCGATCGATCTGATTGAAGAAAAGTTGCGCGACAATAACTATCGCTTTGGCTTTGAGACCATTCGTGTCCGCTTCAGTCCGACCGCTAGCGTCCTACAAACGTGCCGAGATGCGGGCATACAGTTCGCACAACAACTACGGAAGCAAAAAAAACGCCAATCGCCTCGTCAGTCGATTACCGAAACTCAGGCTGATCGCACCGAACAGGCGGTGGGTCGGGTGATTGGTTCCCTGTGTGTTGCCACGACCTGCCAGGGCGATACCCACAGCGGCGCCCTCACGTCTTGGGTCACCCAATCCAGCTTTACACCTCCTGGCATTATGATGGCGATTCCGGCCACCCCCTATGCCCAGCGCTTTCTACAGCCTGACGCCAAATTTATCCTCAATGTTTTAACTGAGGGGCGCACGATTCGGCGTCACTTTGCCCATCAGCCCCAACCGGGCGAAAATCCGTTTCAAGCGATCGCGCATTATGCCGGGTCCAATGGCTGCTTGATTTTAGAAGAGGCCCTGGCCTACCTCGAATGCCGAGTTCAGCGTTGGATGCAATGTGGCGACCACTGGTTGGTATATGCGATCGTGCAGGCGGGCGACGTGTTAGTTGACGATGGCGTCACGGCCGTGCAACAACGCACTTCAGGCAGCCAATACTAA